In one Nitrososphaera viennensis EN76 genomic region, the following are encoded:
- a CDS encoding DEAD/DEAH box helicase, with amino-acid sequence MSPAIASLQFPFELKRDQVEAAEAWMQNGCRGSVIFSTGTGKTEIAWECARRAAIQSGKKRYAVLFIVPRIVLISQNVRRLLSYGIDEGSIGTYYGERKDSREITISTYQSIINNFDLVRQADMVVLDEVHLVSETAVEFDRIFDVIVEDPGKAILGLTATIDERDPRYGTILVVAPPVKKYMIKDAVSDGRLARPVVKEVEVKFTDEEQRIYDEASGAIKEISRKLQVYDPARMTKVLMRGGARASMAKQWFAMVRKRKELLSSTRQKLYAAVDIVKQHPKERVMIFSETVDSIQQLRDMLESSGIPARTIHNGVPRYEREEILDSWGRDYYPLLSVHTLEIGYDVPQVGIAIILASAANANRVAQRIGRVVRKAEGKEHALVYVVHVRDTKDKNIVKMVNAAIEKSSSEEGRPRTARGSSGKSRPAHGQRTIL; translated from the coding sequence TTGTCGCCGGCCATAGCAAGCCTCCAGTTCCCCTTTGAGCTAAAGAGGGATCAGGTAGAGGCGGCAGAGGCCTGGATGCAGAACGGCTGCAGGGGGTCGGTCATTTTCAGCACCGGCACCGGCAAGACAGAGATCGCGTGGGAGTGCGCAAGGAGGGCGGCCATACAATCGGGCAAAAAGAGGTACGCGGTGCTGTTCATCGTGCCAAGGATTGTGCTCATCAGCCAGAACGTCAGGCGCCTTCTCAGCTACGGCATAGACGAGGGCTCGATCGGCACCTATTACGGCGAGCGCAAGGACTCCCGCGAGATAACGATAAGCACGTACCAGAGCATCATCAACAACTTTGACCTTGTCAGGCAGGCAGACATGGTGGTGCTCGACGAGGTCCATCTGGTGAGCGAGACGGCAGTCGAATTTGACAGGATATTTGATGTCATAGTAGAAGACCCAGGCAAGGCGATACTTGGGCTGACTGCAACCATCGACGAGCGCGACCCGCGCTACGGGACGATACTGGTGGTCGCCCCGCCCGTGAAAAAATACATGATAAAAGACGCCGTGTCAGACGGCCGGCTTGCAAGGCCGGTCGTAAAGGAAGTCGAAGTGAAATTCACGGACGAAGAGCAAAGGATCTACGACGAGGCAAGCGGCGCGATAAAAGAGATCTCCAGAAAGCTGCAGGTGTACGACCCGGCGAGGATGACAAAGGTGCTGATGCGAGGCGGAGCCCGCGCGTCGATGGCCAAGCAGTGGTTTGCCATGGTGCGCAAGCGAAAGGAGCTTCTCAGCTCCACAAGGCAAAAGCTGTACGCCGCAGTGGACATTGTCAAGCAGCATCCAAAAGAGCGCGTGATGATATTCAGCGAGACTGTCGACTCGATACAGCAGCTGCGTGACATGCTAGAGTCGTCAGGCATCCCGGCAAGGACCATACACAACGGCGTGCCGAGGTACGAGCGCGAGGAGATCCTCGACAGCTGGGGCAGGGACTATTACCCGCTCTTGTCGGTGCACACGCTGGAGATAGGCTACGACGTGCCGCAGGTGGGGATCGCCATAATCCTTGCGAGCGCGGCAAACGCAAACCGCGTGGCGCAGAGGATAGGCCGCGTGGTGAGAAAGGCAGAGGGCAAGGAGCACGCGCTGGTCTACGTCGTGCACGTCAGGGACACGAAGGACAAGAACATTGTCAAGATGGTAAACGCCGCGATTGAAAAGTCGTCAAGCGAGGAGGGCAGGCCTAGAACGGCTCGCGGCAGCAGCGGCAAGAGCAGGCCGGCGCACGGGCAAAGGACGATACTCTAG
- the cofD gene encoding 2-phospho-L-lactate transferase translates to MITILAGGTGSVKLARGLARLEKKKEGINVIANVGDNIWLYGLYVCPDIDTLVYGLAGLLDEERGWGVKGDTFSFLGQMKRAGVDAWFGLGDRDLATHVLRTEMIKSRKKSLTQVTAYFAEKFGAGAAKVLPATDSEVETMITTDAGEMHLQEFWVKNAGSPEVHSVRYRGIGKARATRQALAAIEDADRIIIAPGNPVSSIGPTLALKDIRAALAKRRADVVAVSPIIGNAAVSGPAVKYMRAVGVQSSAAGVAEFYKDVAGSMVIDSRDREVASNMIRRLGMDVHETNITMQGRQDEVRLGRYLLLLLQRKSH, encoded by the coding sequence TTGATCACAATCCTCGCAGGAGGCACGGGCTCTGTCAAGCTGGCAAGGGGCCTTGCACGGCTGGAAAAAAAGAAGGAGGGTATAAACGTAATAGCAAACGTGGGCGACAACATCTGGCTCTACGGGCTGTACGTCTGCCCCGACATCGACACCCTAGTCTACGGGCTTGCCGGCTTGCTTGACGAAGAGCGCGGCTGGGGCGTCAAGGGCGACACGTTTTCCTTCCTTGGCCAGATGAAAAGGGCCGGTGTAGACGCGTGGTTCGGGCTTGGGGACAGGGACCTTGCCACGCACGTCCTGCGCACAGAGATGATAAAGAGTAGAAAGAAGAGCCTGACGCAGGTCACGGCCTATTTTGCCGAAAAATTTGGCGCGGGTGCAGCCAAGGTGCTCCCGGCCACCGACAGCGAGGTGGAGACCATGATAACAACAGATGCCGGCGAGATGCACCTGCAGGAATTCTGGGTGAAAAACGCCGGGAGCCCTGAAGTGCACAGCGTTCGGTACAGGGGGATTGGCAAGGCGCGGGCCACGAGGCAGGCACTTGCCGCCATAGAGGATGCAGACAGGATAATAATCGCGCCTGGAAACCCCGTGTCCAGCATCGGGCCCACGCTGGCGCTCAAAGACATCAGGGCGGCCCTTGCAAAAAGGCGCGCAGACGTGGTTGCAGTGTCGCCGATAATAGGTAACGCCGCGGTGTCCGGGCCGGCGGTCAAGTACATGCGCGCCGTGGGCGTACAATCCTCCGCCGCCGGCGTCGCGGAATTCTACAAAGACGTGGCCGGCTCTATGGTAATAGACAGCCGTGACAGGGAGGTCGCCAGCAACATGATAAGGCGGCTTGGCATGGACGTGCACGAAACAAACATAACCATGCAAGGAAGACAAGACGAAGTCCGGCTAGGCAGGTACCTGCTGCTATTGCTACAGCGGAAGTCTCACTGA
- the yciH gene encoding translation initiation factor: MAVICKKCGLPDDLCACGELDKEDARIVIRLETRRWSKTTTLIEGINPKLSDMQKIVKDLKSSFACGGTAKDGFIMLQGDHRDDVKGYLVKKGFSEEAIEVQ, translated from the coding sequence ATGGCGGTTATCTGCAAAAAATGCGGCCTCCCTGATGACCTTTGCGCGTGCGGGGAGCTCGACAAGGAAGATGCACGAATTGTCATCCGCCTAGAGACGCGGCGCTGGTCCAAGACTACCACCCTGATAGAGGGCATTAACCCCAAACTATCCGATATGCAGAAAATAGTCAAGGACCTAAAGAGCAGCTTTGCCTGCGGCGGGACTGCCAAGGACGGCTTTATCATGCTCCAGGGCGACCACCGGGACGACGTCAAGGGCTATCTGGTAAAGAAAGGCTTTAGCGAGGAAGCAATCGAAGTCCAGTAG
- the cofC gene encoding 2-phospho-L-lactate guanylyltransferase — MTTPTTTKTIIAIIPVKRFENSKSRLSTVLGLQDRVRLSGLMLEDTLATLGKCRSLAEIAVVSADERAGEIALRHGATILSQAQDAGVNSAVAVADRYAVQEKHADATIVIPQDLPLLGAGDVDGICSAASDRCIVICPSLRYDGTNLLLRMPPGVIPTSYDNNSYDSHILSASAQGAAVRVIEQEHLMFDIDTQEDARQLVQMDLREVVAKNVALFLKEKLLSLSL, encoded by the coding sequence TTGACAACTCCAACAACAACAAAAACAATAATCGCCATAATCCCCGTCAAGAGATTTGAAAACTCCAAGAGCCGCCTGTCTACAGTCCTTGGCCTCCAAGACCGCGTGCGACTTTCGGGGCTCATGCTGGAAGACACGCTTGCAACCCTTGGCAAGTGCAGGTCGCTTGCAGAAATTGCGGTGGTGTCGGCAGACGAGAGGGCCGGCGAAATAGCCCTGAGGCACGGAGCGACCATCCTCTCGCAGGCGCAGGACGCCGGGGTCAACTCTGCGGTCGCGGTTGCAGACAGGTACGCCGTGCAAGAAAAGCATGCGGACGCGACCATCGTCATCCCGCAGGACCTGCCGCTCCTTGGCGCGGGCGACGTTGACGGCATCTGCTCTGCCGCTTCGGACCGCTGCATAGTCATCTGCCCGTCGCTTCGCTACGACGGCACAAACCTGCTCCTGCGCATGCCGCCCGGCGTCATTCCCACGTCGTACGACAACAACAGCTACGACTCACACATCCTGTCGGCAAGTGCGCAGGGCGCGGCTGTTCGCGTTATTGAGCAGGAGCACCTCATGTTTGACATTGACACGCAAGAGGACGCAAGGCAGCTTGTGCAGATGGATCTTCGCGAAGTAGTGGCCAAGAATGTGGCTTTGTTTCTAAAGGAAAAACTACTGTCACTATCTCTCTAG
- a CDS encoding DUF3574 domain-containing protein, whose protein sequence is MARPRMIKIDFYVPTKTKDGKDIDPEKVDDIINQIWPRYRGGTKLTGTGYYRAKSGKDEVTESYLLSIITEYDKPFKADLKKFKETIRDELCQETVLITWHPIKVP, encoded by the coding sequence ATGGCCCGCCCAAGGATGATAAAAATCGATTTTTACGTGCCCACGAAAACAAAGGACGGCAAAGACATCGACCCGGAAAAGGTGGACGACATAATAAACCAGATCTGGCCCCGGTACCGCGGAGGCACAAAACTGACAGGCACGGGCTATTACCGGGCAAAGTCAGGCAAGGATGAAGTGACGGAAAGCTACCTGCTTTCCATAATCACGGAATATGACAAGCCGTTCAAGGCCGACCTGAAAAAGTTCAAGGAAACGATAAGGGACGAACTCTGCCAAGAAACCGTCCTGATAACCTGGCATCCTATCAAAGTTCCGTAG
- a CDS encoding Sjogren's syndrome/scleroderma autoantigen 1 family protein, giving the protein MSSPDAAGSGGARIKSAASALLKGGTLVSEPCPKCGGVQVRLADKTSCINCGYENAAKGEQKTTTAPQVQAAGLGASAAIVEGKIAGLASELKDEKDTAVQRQKAELLEAYLRILEKMKALSAK; this is encoded by the coding sequence ATGTCTTCCCCTGATGCTGCTGGGAGCGGTGGCGCAAGGATAAAGAGCGCCGCGTCTGCCCTTCTCAAGGGAGGCACGCTTGTGAGCGAACCCTGCCCAAAGTGCGGAGGGGTGCAGGTGAGGCTTGCAGACAAGACCAGCTGCATCAACTGCGGGTACGAAAACGCGGCCAAGGGGGAGCAAAAAACAACAACAGCTCCACAGGTCCAGGCCGCGGGCCTCGGCGCCTCGGCGGCCATAGTTGAGGGGAAGATAGCCGGGCTTGCATCCGAACTCAAGGACGAAAAGGATACGGCCGTCCAGAGGCAAAAGGCCGAGTTGCTAGAAGCGTACCTGCGCATACTCGAAAAGATGAAGGCCCTTTCTGCAAAGTAG
- a CDS encoding PUA domain-containing protein: protein MTFRELTRQEQTLVNRALDLWGVFDALKGKTFLVDSSSKVYLMSPELASVVIKVQPDVAGLAIGSLGKKKQFTPTLAGANLFARAGGKGKKCYVRVGENAEKLVLYGRDVMGDSVIEASPELGENELVIILNARGEAIGIGRTRFSGKSILQKGRVAITTLADAGSYLRDEANNNADSSSGGGGGGEAERRAKMTRGRGTTAAAQQPKRRGVPG, encoded by the coding sequence GTGACGTTTAGGGAGCTGACGCGGCAAGAGCAGACGCTTGTCAACAGGGCGCTTGACCTGTGGGGCGTGTTCGACGCGCTGAAAGGGAAAACGTTCCTTGTGGATAGCAGCAGCAAGGTCTACCTGATGTCGCCCGAGCTTGCAAGCGTTGTCATAAAGGTGCAGCCGGACGTGGCCGGCCTTGCCATAGGGAGCCTTGGCAAGAAGAAGCAGTTTACGCCCACACTTGCCGGCGCCAACCTTTTTGCGCGCGCAGGCGGCAAGGGGAAAAAATGCTATGTCCGGGTAGGCGAAAACGCGGAAAAACTGGTGCTGTACGGCCGGGACGTGATGGGCGATTCTGTGATCGAGGCGTCGCCCGAGCTTGGAGAGAACGAGCTTGTGATAATACTGAATGCGAGAGGCGAGGCGATAGGGATCGGCCGGACGCGCTTTTCCGGCAAGTCAATCCTGCAAAAGGGGCGGGTGGCGATAACCACCCTTGCCGACGCTGGCAGCTACCTGCGCGACGAGGCCAATAATAATGCTGATAGCAGCAGCGGCGGCGGTGGTGGTGGCGAGGCAGAGCGGCGGGCAAAGATGACGAGGGGAAGGGGGACGACGGCGGCGGCCCAGCAGCCGAAAAGAAGAGGGGTCCCTGGCTAG
- a CDS encoding restriction endonuclease, translating to MSQDTTLDQFCRDAGIASRSVARSLAEALLSRGIGRGSPSAMSFSPGDRLAAAALALEAGCDPERVSQHLTWRDFEQLAAGVLASLGYSTRTNVRFTKPRMELDVVGTSAAGLALAVDCKHWKRSNLSSISQHCARQAKRADELLRRESNISAAVPVVMTLHAASVRLVGGMPVVPVAKFHSFAMDVRGFLDEVLVVTRGPASR from the coding sequence ATGTCGCAGGATACTACGCTTGACCAGTTCTGCCGGGACGCCGGCATTGCAAGCAGGTCTGTGGCAAGGAGCCTTGCAGAGGCGCTCCTTTCCCGGGGCATCGGCAGGGGTTCCCCAAGCGCCATGTCGTTTTCGCCCGGCGACAGGCTGGCTGCCGCCGCGCTTGCGCTGGAGGCAGGGTGCGACCCGGAGCGCGTGTCGCAGCACCTGACCTGGAGGGACTTTGAGCAGCTTGCCGCCGGCGTGCTTGCCTCGCTTGGTTACAGCACAAGGACCAACGTGCGCTTTACAAAGCCGCGCATGGAGCTGGACGTCGTGGGCACGAGCGCCGCCGGCCTTGCGCTTGCGGTGGACTGCAAGCACTGGAAGAGGAGCAACCTTTCGTCAATATCTCAGCACTGTGCCCGGCAGGCAAAAAGGGCGGACGAGCTGCTAAGGCGTGAAAGCAATATATCCGCGGCCGTCCCCGTCGTCATGACGCTGCACGCGGCGAGCGTGCGCCTCGTGGGCGGGATGCCTGTCGTCCCGGTGGCAAAATTCCACTCGTTTGCGATGGACGTGCGCGGGTTCCTCGACGAAGTCCTTGTAGTCACGCGAGGGCCTGCATCGCGATAA
- a CDS encoding NOL1/NOP2/sun family putative RNA methylase: MTLLFDSSARSAALADRYGYGEWLVGRFLRYVPEVERFMEKMEQPPAQYIRVNTLKTARGDLERRLVAKGFGLEPTALSEVLKVTRAPMATGATNEYLLGHYYIQDLSSCMAVEALDAQKGQSVLDMAAAPGGKTTHIAQRMQNTGSIIALEPNQKRARSMSFNLDRLGVANTCILHADALATAKDLGNNNIEFDRVLLDAPCSCEGVIARDKTRKTSHSPEDVDYCAGRQEKMLEAAIGACQSGGIVVYSTCSFAPEENEVIVDRMVRKFGVSVEPMPHGSEGLACFGNMEFEKSVRNARRFYPHIHDTTGFFVARMRVP; encoded by the coding sequence TTGACGCTCCTCTTTGACAGCTCTGCCAGGTCGGCCGCGCTTGCGGACAGATACGGCTATGGCGAATGGCTCGTGGGACGGTTTTTGCGGTACGTGCCGGAGGTCGAGCGCTTTATGGAAAAGATGGAGCAGCCGCCTGCGCAGTACATACGCGTCAATACGCTCAAGACTGCCAGAGGCGACCTTGAAAGGAGGCTTGTTGCCAAGGGGTTTGGGCTTGAACCGACCGCCCTTTCCGAAGTGCTCAAGGTGACCAGGGCGCCGATGGCGACTGGCGCCACCAACGAATACCTCCTTGGCCACTATTACATCCAGGACCTGAGCTCCTGCATGGCAGTGGAGGCGCTGGATGCGCAAAAGGGCCAGTCGGTGCTGGACATGGCGGCTGCGCCGGGCGGCAAGACGACGCACATTGCGCAGAGGATGCAAAATACCGGCTCTATAATTGCGCTGGAGCCAAACCAAAAGAGGGCAAGGTCGATGTCGTTCAACCTGGACCGCCTCGGCGTGGCAAACACGTGCATCCTGCACGCTGACGCGCTTGCCACCGCAAAAGACCTTGGCAACAACAACATCGAGTTTGACCGGGTGCTCCTTGACGCGCCCTGCAGCTGCGAAGGCGTGATCGCAAGGGACAAGACAAGAAAGACAAGCCACAGCCCGGAAGACGTGGACTATTGCGCAGGCCGGCAGGAAAAGATGCTTGAAGCCGCGATTGGCGCCTGCCAGAGCGGTGGAATCGTGGTTTATTCGACGTGCTCTTTTGCGCCGGAGGAAAACGAGGTAATAGTCGACAGGATGGTGCGCAAGTTTGGCGTGTCCGTCGAACCAATGCCGCACGGAAGCGAGGGGCTTGCCTGCTTTGGAAACATGGAATTTGAAAAAAGCGTCAGAAACGCAAGGCGCTTTTACCCGCACATACACGACACCACCGGCTTTTTCGTGGCAAGGATGAGGGTGCCATAA
- a CDS encoding DUF2070 family protein, whose translation MLAAKQDDVSNIHRRWSFTRITPGSLRASYAMMLACAAVVIAVSHVFHLQTDMTSLAVHLPLGLAVLVGLTYLDFAMLRGTPVNKMSKVVHVTSFANLLWAITVIVGILASTVFAKPGTTDYIVAGMLLAAGLRISIFVSVFGAGMGRAIAICLVQPLIFFLAFVPAQSYNIVITDPAGLGFGALFVALAISWAAIVDRAGRPEIPSTFRVLQAFLSAWTENKAGGLEEYLESRAHDESVSTRIIRFLPQGAGNNQSAIILPDIHPGPFGSVGGSNLPYVLYERFGKSALVMHSVSDHSLNIPSKAEVDRYISSLSGAAVQSRGKTCSLPVQHRQGNATATAIVFGKSALLMLSLAPKGMEDVPQSVRKELESYAEGLGMDHLLLVDCHNAMGAQLGDQDISDLVAAAKKCLDEAGKEKAQYEFSAGFAGLADVKHSLHNSHDLGQAGLAAIAIVTQGRTFAIGWADSNNMDNALRDKVVARAGSSNNNSNNGITMLEVCSSDTHSTSGKRTSEGYFALGGASDQDAIAGAYAEMCRVAQERASPCTYEVSSARSEVKVMGEKQFQDYSGALDRAMNITKVFVGTTVAVFIAMQALA comes from the coding sequence ATGCTTGCGGCAAAGCAGGACGACGTTTCCAACATCCATAGACGGTGGTCTTTTACAAGGATAACACCGGGCTCGCTCCGGGCGTCGTACGCGATGATGCTTGCGTGCGCCGCGGTGGTCATCGCGGTATCGCACGTTTTCCACCTCCAGACCGACATGACAAGCCTTGCGGTGCACCTGCCGCTTGGGCTTGCAGTGCTTGTGGGCCTCACGTACCTCGACTTTGCAATGCTGCGGGGCACGCCGGTCAACAAGATGTCCAAGGTGGTCCATGTCACGTCGTTTGCAAACCTGCTGTGGGCGATCACCGTCATCGTGGGCATACTGGCAAGCACAGTTTTTGCCAAGCCGGGGACGACTGACTATATCGTGGCAGGGATGCTGCTTGCCGCCGGCCTGCGCATCAGCATCTTTGTGTCGGTGTTTGGCGCAGGCATGGGCAGGGCCATCGCCATATGTCTCGTGCAGCCGCTCATATTCTTCCTTGCCTTCGTGCCAGCGCAGTCCTACAACATTGTCATTACCGATCCGGCCGGCCTTGGCTTTGGCGCGCTGTTTGTGGCGCTTGCGATCTCTTGGGCCGCCATAGTCGACAGGGCGGGAAGGCCCGAGATCCCAAGCACGTTCCGTGTTCTGCAGGCGTTCCTCTCCGCATGGACAGAGAACAAGGCAGGCGGCCTTGAGGAGTACCTGGAGTCCAGGGCGCACGACGAGTCCGTGTCGACAAGGATAATCAGGTTCCTGCCGCAAGGAGCGGGCAACAATCAGTCGGCGATAATCCTCCCGGACATCCACCCGGGGCCGTTTGGCAGCGTGGGCGGGAGCAACCTGCCGTACGTGCTTTACGAAAGGTTCGGCAAGAGCGCGCTTGTCATGCACAGCGTGTCTGACCACTCGCTCAACATCCCCTCAAAGGCTGAAGTCGACAGGTACATCTCAAGCCTGTCAGGTGCGGCCGTCCAGAGCAGGGGCAAGACGTGCTCGCTTCCGGTGCAGCACCGCCAGGGAAACGCTACTGCCACTGCCATCGTGTTTGGCAAGAGCGCGCTCCTCATGCTCTCGCTTGCGCCAAAGGGCATGGAGGACGTGCCCCAGAGCGTGAGAAAGGAGCTTGAATCGTATGCGGAGGGACTTGGCATGGACCACCTGCTGCTCGTAGACTGCCACAACGCGATGGGCGCGCAGCTGGGCGACCAGGACATCTCGGACCTTGTCGCGGCGGCAAAAAAGTGCCTTGACGAGGCAGGCAAGGAAAAGGCGCAGTACGAGTTTTCGGCAGGCTTTGCGGGCCTTGCAGATGTCAAGCACAGCCTGCATAACTCCCATGACCTCGGGCAGGCAGGCCTTGCGGCGATTGCCATCGTCACTCAGGGAAGGACTTTTGCCATCGGCTGGGCCGACTCGAACAACATGGACAACGCCCTCAGGGACAAGGTGGTGGCAAGGGCAGGCAGCAGCAACAATAACAGCAATAACGGCATCACGATGCTCGAGGTGTGTTCGTCTGACACTCATTCGACTTCGGGCAAGAGGACGAGCGAAGGATACTTTGCACTTGGAGGCGCAAGCGACCAGGACGCGATCGCCGGCGCCTATGCAGAGATGTGCAGGGTAGCGCAAGAGCGGGCAAGCCCGTGCACGTACGAGGTCTCTTCGGCCAGGTCAGAGGTCAAAGTGATGGGCGAAAAGCAGTTCCAGGACTATTCCGGCGCCCTGGACCGGGCTATGAACATAACAAAGGTGTTTGTCGGGACCACGGTCGCCGTCTTTATCGCGATGCAGGCCCTCGCGTGA
- a CDS encoding DUF367 family protein: MKPQVYMMLQDDPFKCTAAKLAKFRIAEPVKFIRKDAIVLNPFSETLLTKSDAGIASSVCAVDCSWERADDVAKHQKVFSAGIGRRLPTVLAANPTNYAKLGKLSSAEALAGALYILGDRQTAAEIMNKFKWGHTFLELNADLLEDYSNAETQEQMMQTEREYFPNLK, encoded by the coding sequence GTGAAGCCGCAGGTCTACATGATGCTCCAGGACGACCCGTTCAAGTGCACCGCGGCAAAGCTTGCAAAATTCAGGATTGCCGAGCCCGTGAAATTCATACGCAAGGACGCAATCGTGCTAAACCCGTTTTCAGAGACCTTGCTCACGAAAAGCGACGCAGGCATCGCCAGTTCCGTGTGCGCGGTGGACTGCTCGTGGGAGCGAGCGGATGATGTCGCCAAGCACCAGAAGGTTTTTTCTGCCGGCATCGGCCGCCGGCTGCCTACCGTGCTTGCGGCAAACCCCACGAATTATGCAAAACTGGGCAAGCTGTCAAGCGCAGAGGCGCTTGCGGGCGCGCTGTACATTCTTGGCGACAGGCAGACGGCAGCAGAAATAATGAACAAGTTCAAGTGGGGACACACGTTTCTGGAGCTGAACGCGGACCTGCTCGAGGATTATTCAAACGCCGAGACGCAAGAGCAGATGATGCAGACAGAGCGCGAGTATTTTCCAAACTTAAAATAG
- a CDS encoding preprotein translocase subunit Sec61beta: MSSKKKNAPLPASSAGLLRFFEDETKGIKVKPEIVMAIAGAMIGVSVIIRIVFPAG; encoded by the coding sequence ATGAGCAGCAAGAAAAAGAACGCCCCGCTGCCGGCTTCAAGCGCAGGCCTTCTCAGGTTCTTTGAAGACGAAACAAAGGGGATTAAGGTCAAGCCCGAGATAGTCATGGCTATCGCCGGTGCAATGATTGGCGTCTCGGTTATCATCAGGATCGTTTTCCCTGCCGGATGA